A region of the Denticeps clupeoides chromosome 12, fDenClu1.1, whole genome shotgun sequence genome:
ACAGTTACGAAAATGTGCGAGCATAAGAATCTGAGCAACTTGCCAGGTCCTTTATGTACAAAACAACTATTTTTGGGGGTTGTTCCCAGTACCTTTCAAAAGAGGTCCAAGGACAGTTGGTGACACAGGCAATGATGTTTAGTTTCCTCTGATTTACAGAAGAACAAGTAGCACAACCCTTAATGTTGGTTATTTCAGAAAAGTGCCACAGCTCCCAATCCATTATAGTTTGCTCTGTGTTGTATTGTATGCCTATATTATATGACCCATGCCCACTGCCCAAGTGGCTTATATGGGCATATGTGTGTCAAAACTGGATCTTAAAACAACACAAGAAGGAGTGTTGCAATATCAGTTTAATTGCACGATTTACAGGATTGAAAGGATTTGCTTAATTAGGGTAAGTCTCAGTTTAGCTCAAAGCTGCCTTCATTGCTGCCCCTCCCAgtttaaattcataaaaaaaataacatcatTAAATAGTTTTGTCGTGTtctataaatttgccaaaagaatatatatatttttgcttttcatAGAGACTATGAAAACCTGATGATCACACATCTTGCATCCATCTGATGATACATAAATCATGCATGATATACACGATGTATAGAGCAACAAAAAAGGGTTTCAAGATTATACAAGACAGCAACCATTTTGTAACCCTTCTTAGTGCAGGAGAAAAAGGAGATAAAGCTTAGCATGTCTAGCGAGACCTACATGCACAGCAAGCCCCGCCCTCTGAGATTAGATATGATTCTTGACTTTATACAAAcagcagtttttattttattcaatagTCACTGATTAAAGAAAGATCTCTCATATTAAACCAAAAACAGAACATTAGAATTGTAATAAATGACTGTACTTTTAGTACCTAAGTACATTTGAAGACTaatacttttgtaattttttttaaagtggtaTTTTAAAAGGGAAGACCTAACATTCATGTTTATCTCTACTTTAACTCACGGCTTGCGTACTTCATTTACCACAATGATGTGCAAAATTTCCCTTCTCTAGTTTCCTGAATGCAAAGTAGCAAAACCTGCTCAGCAAGTTATGCAGGCATTTAGTCTTGTTTGTAATTGTCTCACTTGCCTCAGACCAGGATTGTACCAGGAGTAAAACATCACCTAATGCCTTTGGATAAACTGGTTGAAAGAAGTGCAcggtaaagttttttttttaaacacaagcaTTGGGATTATTTGgctaaatgcatatttattcttgtttttatttattattgtacatGATTTAATCATACATCACtttaaataatcacaatgaTTAATAATTACTCTCTTGTTTTTAAGGTCAGCCATGACATTGTCAAACCTGTTACGAGGTTCCTTGATTGCGGTTGTTCTGGTTACCGTGTTGCTTGTGGTGTTCTTTGCATACTCTTCATCTCCATTTGATCTGCTGCCGTGTTCTGCCACAAGAATGGAACCACAGGAAAATTTCACCTGCCCTGATGTGTGTTCTGGAAACATATCGACTTTTCACTTAAGGACAGAGGAGCAAAACGGACCAGTCGTACCTAAAACCCCAGCTGGAACAAAAGAGCCAGACACCCTTCTACTGATGTGGTTCTGGCCATTTGGTGTGGCATTTGAGTTTCCCTCATGCAGCGAGCTGTATAACATTCAGGGCTGTCAGTTTACAGCGGACAGAAATTTGTATGGCAAAGCTGATGGAGTATTAATTCATCATAGAGACATCGGCGGTGATTTGTCCAACATGCCTCAGACGCCACGTCCTGTTCACCAGAAATGGATCTGGTGGAATCACGAGTCACCAACCTACTCTACAAACCTACCAGCTCTGAACAACTTGTTCAATCTAACGGCGAATTATCGCCGAGATGCAGACATCTTTCTACCTTATGGGACGCTTGAAGAATACAATGAAAATGGAACATTTGAGATCCCTAAGAAAGACAAATTGGTATGCTGGATTGTTAGTCACTGGAACCCAAATCACCAACGGCGGCATTATTACGAAGAACTGAAAAACCACATCAACATAGACATTTATGGACGTCCTTTTGAGAAATATGTCACAGATTCGGATTTTCCGAACCTAATAAGCAGCTGTAAGTTTTACCTCTCATTTGAGAACTCAGTCCACGTAGACTACCTCTCGGGAAAAGTGTATGACCCACTGCAGTTTGGCACAGTTCCGGTAGTTCTGGGTCCGCCTAGAGATAACTATGAAGAGCATGCACCTGGAGATTCGTTCATTCACGTTGAAGACTTTCCGACTCCTAAAGATCTGGCAAACAGGCTGCTTTTGCTTGATAAAAATGAGACAATGTATAGAGAGTACTTCAACTGGCGTAAGGCCTATAAAGTCAAACAGCACAGTTTTACACTAAGAACTGTTTGTTATGCTTGTGACCATGTCAGACGGTTCAAGGGATACAAAGTGTTCAAAAATTTTAACAAATGGTTTTGGGGTTAAGTTACCATAGAAGAgcaagtgtttttttctgttatgaCATTttgataatatataaaaataatttattgcagCGTATGAATGTATTTATGCAACTGAGAAAAAAGACGACCCACACAAGCAAGCACAAAGTACCTGTTGTCTACATGCTGCCTTAATAAATGCCCTACTTTTATAATGTCTGTCTAATTATTTGTTAACGCTAGAGTTTTggtaattatttataatttttatatttacatattcaaGATGACCTCAGACAGAATAGGACTGAATGTTTATATTTTGCTTCATCTAGGTAATAATCCATATATTGCAGATTTGGTCGACATGAGAAAGTATTTAATAGACTCATTGTTATTAAATTAAGTGGTCTGAATAATGTAAATGGTAGAACAACATTTAGAGTCCAATGTCTGGACTTTTCAGAAATGAATAAGACTGGCTTGCGAACTATCTGTATTTTTTGAGTATAAGAACTAACTACAATCAATTTGAATGAAGAGTAGACGTTCTGCACTCTGAATTCTCTGCTCAGTCtaattcattgcaaaatatCCAGCCGTACAATGCATgaagatgtttttttgtataGTAAGAAAAGGACTTTAAACAGGACTTTAAAAGGTGAACAACTTCATTGGGTTGCCCTAACGTGGCAACGAGCCACAAATGCAGGACATCATGGTATTCATGaaaccaaaaaacacacaatgaaacaaaatgcTTGAAACACTGATAATTTATTCGGACAAGGTCTGAATTGAAAAGGTTGGAGCTTAGAGATGAACATACAGGGCACACAAGTACACAAGAAAACAAGCAACAATGGAGCAAGAAAATGTAAAGGTTTAAATAAAGAAGTTGTCACGGTGGCTGGACTCATACGGAAGTGGACGCATACGCGTGACATCACAACACATGGGTTTATTACATGGGTTTATTACCCATATAGTGGAGTCTAATACGTTTTTTTCTACCTCCGTTTATTGTGCTCCCTGAATGGATGGCACCCTTAGCATTTGCATTTGGCCCACGGGTCAGCCCTGTTCTTGATAAGTGGTGCCTGGTATCTTCCAGACATGATGTTTGGCATTCAGGCCAAAGAGTTCTTTGTCTTTGTTGCAGAAATGCTTGTCCATCTTGTAGGTTCCCTTTCTCTACAGAGCAGTGCTGAAGCTCTGTCAAAATGACCATCCAGCTCTGGTGGTTCCAAACTTCTTCCTTTTACTAATGATGCAGGTTGTTGTTCCCTCTCATACCACACTGTTTGGTGTATATAGGTCATTGGAACCTGTACTGATTTAACAGTCCAAATAGTTTTGTCGTGCAGTGGCAATACACTAACACAGCACATATTGGTCCTTCCTCTGCTTCCACTGGGCCTCCAATCCATTTGTCCTGCTACACTACCTACACCTTACGTCCTACAACAGGTCAGAGTGAAACTCCAGAATAGGTTTCTCCTAAAATGTAAAGCAATCCCTTCACGACAAGAACAGGTGAGACAAAGTTGCAGTGCAAGCTCTATTAGCAAAGTGACACTGGTGGATTTGGATTGTGCCACTCCCACGCTTCTTTGTGTCATCTGCCTGCCACAGGGCTGTTTGTAATCTGTAACTATGGGAAACATCATTCTCCTTTTCCCAGTGTATATCTTACAATAAGCACAAAGCAATCTGAGTTAGTTGGAGTCACaaatacatgaaacatttttgctgCACTTCATTTCTACATTTAATTTAGTCAGCACTTAGTTTTTACGTTATGCCAAGAGAATTTCTTGAACATTATATTCCTGTAATTCTATGGCTTACATTTTGTTGACATTTcatgacatttcaaatgaaacatgATGGATTTTCTTTAACCAGCAGTCAAAGCACCCAAACAAGCTTTGGAGGCTAaagcaacactgacacacattagattaaatttaattaaacactAAACCTTCTTTACCTGCGCTGACTAGTATTTTCCTTTTTAGTTTCCCTAATACAACAATTAATTTGTTAGAAGTAATCATAATGTGAAAAAttcagattatttaaaattattgaaCACTGCCACGTCTGTGGGTCCAAGGGGGGAGGACTTATAAATGACAAAAGAAACCAAACCTGGCTCAAGGGTTGACTAAAGGAAACATAAAAAGAGCTGAAACAGACCCATAGGCGTGCATTTTGGAGACAGGAACATAAACACAAATGTCCATATTAATGCTGCAGGCACATCCTGttttctgctgtgtttattAGGTCCTAACTGCTTCATCTCAAGTGGCCTCAACTGGGAGCAATTAGGACCTGTTCATCTGGTAAAGGAGTGCCTGCTgtagacaggaaaaaaaaaaaagatttaaaaagaaatttccCAACTTGTGCTTTTACAGAATAAGGAAACTACCAAATACATAAATCCTGAATTAATGATGCCAGAATTCTGGTTTCTACTGTAAACCCagtaaacattattttaatagcaAATTAAAAAGAAACCATAGGTAAAGGTCCAAGGGCAATATAGTTACAACATGAGGTTCTTTAAAGAATGGAATTATTGCATTGTTATGCATTTTCCCCTAGGTGTGAggtgtgacaaaaaaaacatgtttactgCTGTGTCACAGTCAAGTTGAGTTTGGGCCCAAAAGAACTGCATAAGTGCATTGGGATAAAAAGAAGTGCATGTTTAGTTAACATTTGGCAAGCCTTCATTAATAATTCACCTCGTCTCCCTGGTACATGGCTGTAAAATCTGTTTGACTACTGTAATTGTTTGCAGAAAGCTCTAGGTTCCTggtaagacccaggttcagatcccacATATtagtctctgtaactactgtttgtaagtcactctggataggagcatttgataaatgtcataaatgtaaatgggtcaGCAACTTTTAACCCTCAGAGCCATTTTGTCCTGGTTTGCACAAAAGAGAAAGCGTTAAGTTTCCGTACAAGCTGAGAGAACGGTGGAGAAGTCTAGCCTGTGATATTCTTGACAAACAACACCGTAGAGCTAAGTTTAGTGACCTTGTGACGGTTTTTTAACAAACAAGCCAGAGAAACGTTGCATCTGGTAACAGAAGTTACCAAGGATCCAGCTAAAGCTCATTATGAGAACTCATTCAAAAGGAGCAGCAATCAGAGAAACCCCACGACCACCACAACAATCATGAAGAGTCAAGTGGAAGAGGACTCAGCAAAGTTGAGTTTAGTCTGTACCTTTTCTAAGCCATGTCTTTTATGCCAAGGGGAACACACTATGGAGTTTTGTAAGAAGATAAAACGATCACTTCACAAAGAGAAAATCAATATTATGTCCTTGCTTCAGTTGTTTGAAACAGGGACATATGAACAGATAATGTAAAGAGAATATAAGGTGTCAAGATTGTCAACAGCCACACCCAACAATTttgcacattacatttacagcatttaccagacgcccttatccagagcgacttacaatcagtagttacagagacagtccctctggagtaatttagggtgtcttgctcagggacacaatggtagtaagtgggatttgaacctgggtcttctggttaataggcgattgtgttacccactaggctactaccacccacacatgAGCATGAAAGATGCATCTAacaaagtgaaacacagcaacaagCCACCGAACGATTGTGGAGGTTAACCAGTAGTCAGTGGATTCACTGGAGAGGAGAAAGCTCAAAAGGGCGACCGAATTGTGACAATTTATGCATTCCTTCATCCAGGCATTTAATGATTGCACTCAACCTCTGAGGAAGGAAACACCAGAATCTTGCTAAAGACCATGGGTGGAGAGAAGGTTATCAATATTCAACCCTCCTACCGGTTCGCATCATGGAGACATGGGAATGGTTGATTCAGTGACAGTGTTTTGAATTGCAAGTGCTAGATGAGGcaggtgttctttggatgcaactcagcattctttctcctccaaagacgacaagtagagtttttaccaaaaagttctattttggtttcatcagaccatatgacattctcccaaacctcttctggatcatccagatgctctctagcaaacttcagacgggcccggacatgtactggcttaagccaaggttattatagttaacgaaaacgaacgaaaaaactaaaactagaattgaaaaagcattttcattaactgaaataaaaaaaaacagcgagagtttaaaaaaacaaaaactaactgaaactgtctTTATGTATACAAAatgaacttaaacgaactaatattatagcaaaaacgtccttcgtgtacgtctttgtaataagccgtttaaaatctatttagttcgcgctgccagttttaagccaggtgtTTGACCAGTATGGCAACATGTAGTCTGTGAtatcacgtgtccatagtctgtccgtgacgccgccggcaAGCGTGATGGATGCAGCGAAAGTTGGAAGAAAGCGGTagagtcctatttgggatttctttgattatgacagtgtcaaaaataaaagtaagtgccttgttgtagaagcaggtgatacaatatgtggaatacctctcaagggggaaaaaaaccccacgAAGAGTACCTggacaagctagcctctcgcccgccctccccagAAAGAGAAGCgatagccaggccaggtaacatgggaaaggaatgTGATAcgacagcatccataatggactgcttccaccgTCGACCAAATAGCTGccggctagtaaatacgcaggaacaccacaaacgAGGAGAAGTGGTAAGAAAAAGATTGAGCTCCCTGGGACTCCTGGTTGCCATGCATGTTTGTCTTTATGTTCATGTGTGTCTAGTCT
Encoded here:
- the LOC114800632 gene encoding alpha-(1,3)-fucosyltransferase 9-like isoform X1 — encoded protein: MPLDKLVERSARSAMTLSNLLRGSLIAVVLVTVLLVVFFAYSSSPFDLLPCSATRMEPQENFTCPDVCSGNISTFHLRTEEQNGPVVPKTPAGTKEPDTLLLMWFWPFGVAFEFPSCSELYNIQGCQFTADRNLYGKADGVLIHHRDIGGDLSNMPQTPRPVHQKWIWWNHESPTYSTNLPALNNLFNLTANYRRDADIFLPYGTLEEYNENGTFEIPKKDKLVCWIVSHWNPNHQRRHYYEELKNHINIDIYGRPFEKYVTDSDFPNLISSCKFYLSFENSVHVDYLSGKVYDPLQFGTVPVVLGPPRDNYEEHAPGDSFIHVEDFPTPKDLANRLLLLDKNETMYREYFNWRKAYKVKQHSFTLRTVCYACDHVRRFKGYKVFKNFNKWFWG
- the LOC114800632 gene encoding alpha-(1,3)-fucosyltransferase 9-like isoform X2, with the translated sequence MTLSNLLRGSLIAVVLVTVLLVVFFAYSSSPFDLLPCSATRMEPQENFTCPDVCSGNISTFHLRTEEQNGPVVPKTPAGTKEPDTLLLMWFWPFGVAFEFPSCSELYNIQGCQFTADRNLYGKADGVLIHHRDIGGDLSNMPQTPRPVHQKWIWWNHESPTYSTNLPALNNLFNLTANYRRDADIFLPYGTLEEYNENGTFEIPKKDKLVCWIVSHWNPNHQRRHYYEELKNHINIDIYGRPFEKYVTDSDFPNLISSCKFYLSFENSVHVDYLSGKVYDPLQFGTVPVVLGPPRDNYEEHAPGDSFIHVEDFPTPKDLANRLLLLDKNETMYREYFNWRKAYKVKQHSFTLRTVCYACDHVRRFKGYKVFKNFNKWFWG